One region of Salvelinus namaycush isolate Seneca unplaced genomic scaffold, SaNama_1.0 Scaffold619, whole genome shotgun sequence genomic DNA includes:
- the LOC120042121 gene encoding proline-rich extensin-like protein EPR1, whose translation MLLHRHPYPPPLLRPPYPTTILPRPPQPHLSTILSTPTSPPSSLPHASPPSSIPPTSPPSSLPYHHLPRPPRRILSTPPYPDLSTVLPTPHLSTVLPTYLSTVLPTPTSPPSSLPLPFHRPPQSSLPPTSPPSSLPPTSPPSSLPYHLLPILPTPHLSIVPLPPPLHCPPYPPLLQRPPYHPPLHCPAYPPPLPHPPYPHLSIVLPTPHFSNILPTPSHPFS comes from the coding sequence ATGCTTCTCCACCGTCATCCAtaccccccacctctcctccGTCCTCCCTACCCTACCACCATCCTCCCCCGTCCTCCCCAGCCGCAcctctccaccatcctctctacCCCGACCTCTCCACCGTCCTCCCTACCCCATGCTTCTCCACCGTCATCCAtaccccccacctctcctccGTCCTCCCTACCCTACCACCACCTCCCCCGTCCTCCCCGCCgcatcctctccactcctccctaCCCCGACCTCTCCACCGTCCTCCCTACCCCCCACCTCTCCACCGTCCTCCCTACCTACCTCTCCACAGTCCtccctacccctacctctccaccGTCCTCCCTACCCCTACCTTTCCACCGTCCTCCACAGTCCTCCCTACCACCCACCTCTCCGCCGTCCTCCCTACCACCCACCTCTCCGCCGTCCTCCCTACCCTACCACCTTCTCCCCATCCTCCCTACCCCCCACCTCTCCATTGTCCCCCTACCCCCACCTCTCCATTGTCCTCCCTACCCCCCACTTCTCCAACGTCCTCCCTACCACCCACCTCTCCACTGTCCTGCCTaccccccacctctcccccatCCTCCCTACCCCCACCTCTCCATTGTCCTCCCTACCCCCCACTTCTCCAACATCCTCCCTACCCCCTCTCACCCGTTCTCCTAA